From one Enterococcus sp. DIV2402 genomic stretch:
- a CDS encoding nucleoside tri-diphosphate phosphatase, with protein sequence MRVPKEGEFVSIQSYKHDGNLHRTWRDTMVLKTSEHSMIGVNDHTLVTESDGRRWVTREPAIVYFHKKYWFNVIAMIREKGVSYYCNLASPYLLDEEALKYIDYDLDIKVFPDGEKRLLDVDEYELHSKIMHYPQDIDFILKENVKILVDWINNGKGPFSEGYVDIWYNRYKQLSQK encoded by the coding sequence ATGCGAGTTCCAAAAGAAGGAGAGTTTGTCAGCATTCAAAGCTACAAGCATGATGGCAATTTGCATCGTACGTGGCGAGATACTATGGTATTGAAAACCAGCGAACATTCTATGATTGGTGTGAACGATCACACGTTGGTAACTGAATCAGATGGAAGACGTTGGGTAACCCGAGAACCAGCTATTGTGTATTTCCACAAAAAATACTGGTTTAATGTAATAGCAATGATTCGAGAAAAGGGGGTTTCCTATTATTGTAACCTAGCTTCACCTTATTTATTAGATGAAGAAGCACTGAAATATATTGATTACGATTTAGATATCAAAGTATTTCCTGATGGAGAAAAACGATTATTAGATGTCGATGAATATGAATTGCACAGCAAAATCATGCATTATCCACAAGACATCGATTTTATTCTAAAGGAAAATGTCAAAATTTTAGTTGATTGGATCAATAATGGAAAAGGACCATTCTCCGAGGGTTATGTCGATATATGGTATAACCGCTACAAGCAATTGTCGCAAAAGTGA
- the rlmD gene encoding 23S rRNA (uracil(1939)-C(5))-methyltransferase RlmD, whose amino-acid sequence MSTIQLNTGQTLQLKIKRLGINGEGIGYYKRLIVFVPRALPGEEIIAKVTKATPTFAEAALTKIVKKSRDRVQPPCNFYDRCGGCQLQHLSYNKQLDFKKDLLAQALAKFKPKNYQKYELRDTLGMDDPWHYRNKAQFQIRYNPKQMRAEAGLYEQNSHRLVAIDDCLVQEETTQKVINTVMQLVNKYQIPIYDERKNSGILRTLMVRIGIETGETQLVFITNSPKLPQKNALIREINQRLPEVVSIMQNVQSKKTSLIMGDDTMHLWGKEAIEEHLNGLIFDLSARAFFQLNPKQTSVLYNEAIKALNITENETVVDAYCGVGTIGLSIADKAKEVRGMDIIPQAIEDAKRNAKRMGYENTHYETGTAEDLLPKWLNEGFSPDSIVVDPPRTGLDDKLLQAILKHTPKKLVYVSCNVSTLAKDLKKLSTVFKVDYLQSVDMFPQTARCEVVAKLTRI is encoded by the coding sequence ATGTCAACTATACAATTAAATACTGGACAAACATTACAACTGAAAATTAAACGTCTAGGAATCAATGGCGAGGGAATTGGTTATTATAAACGACTAATTGTCTTCGTTCCGCGAGCTTTACCAGGAGAAGAAATTATTGCCAAAGTGACGAAAGCAACCCCAACTTTTGCGGAAGCTGCTTTAACAAAAATCGTTAAAAAAAGTCGGGATCGTGTACAGCCACCGTGTAACTTTTATGACCGTTGTGGCGGTTGTCAGCTACAACATTTGTCGTATAACAAACAATTGGATTTCAAAAAAGATTTATTAGCACAAGCACTAGCAAAATTCAAACCGAAAAATTATCAAAAATATGAATTGCGCGACACATTAGGCATGGATGATCCTTGGCATTATCGTAACAAAGCTCAATTTCAAATACGTTATAATCCAAAACAAATGCGGGCTGAAGCAGGTTTATATGAGCAAAATTCACATCGCTTAGTTGCGATTGACGATTGCTTAGTTCAAGAAGAAACCACACAAAAAGTAATCAATACTGTTATGCAATTGGTAAATAAATATCAAATTCCAATTTATGACGAACGCAAAAATTCAGGAATTTTACGTACATTAATGGTTAGAATTGGGATTGAAACAGGTGAAACACAATTAGTATTTATTACCAATTCACCAAAATTGCCACAAAAAAATGCACTTATTCGTGAAATCAATCAGCGATTACCAGAAGTCGTGTCTATCATGCAAAATGTGCAAAGCAAAAAGACTTCTCTTATTATGGGCGATGATACTATGCACTTGTGGGGAAAAGAAGCTATTGAAGAACATTTAAATGGGTTAATTTTTGATTTATCGGCACGTGCCTTCTTCCAATTGAACCCAAAGCAAACAAGTGTCTTATATAACGAGGCAATAAAAGCACTCAATATTACAGAAAATGAAACAGTGGTCGATGCGTATTGTGGTGTAGGAACGATTGGCTTAAGCATTGCTGACAAGGCGAAAGAAGTCCGTGGCATGGATATCATTCCACAAGCTATTGAAGATGCTAAACGTAATGCCAAACGTATGGGGTACGAAAATACTCACTATGAGACTGGAACAGCCGAAGATTTGTTGCCTAAATGGCTAAATGAAGGGTTCTCACCTGATAGTATTGTCGTCGATCCTCCTCGTACAGGGTTAGATGACAAATTATTGCAAGCCATTTTGAAACATACCCCCAAAAAACTTGTGTACGTTTCATGTAATGTCTCAACTTTAGCGAAAGATTTGAAAAAATTATCAACCGTTTTTAAAGTCGATTATTTACAATCAGTTGACATGTTTCCACAAACAGCTCGTTGTGAAGTCGTCGCTAAATTAACCCGTATTTAA
- the recX gene encoding recombination regulator RecX produces MLKITTIRKEKGAFYQVKFEDKRELRVSEDLLVRYRLLKGTEIDEKIFEEIKKSAGYDIGLQLAMNYISYQLRTEQEMRIYLKDKEITSDDSQKIIQRLKELQLIDDIGYGKSYVRTQLRLSDKGPQALMQQLRKKGLKDEVIQEVILLYTPEDQFEIGVRTATKMLNTIRGKSHRETLQKLRMKLMQKGFSSDIISMVMEEIPNEKDEDDEWDALQKEGAKLIRRHRTDKQKIKQKLYQKGFDFDLIQRFIDEEVLDED; encoded by the coding sequence ATGTTGAAAATAACTACTATTCGTAAAGAAAAAGGTGCTTTTTATCAAGTGAAATTTGAAGATAAACGAGAACTTCGTGTATCTGAAGATTTATTAGTTCGCTATCGTTTATTAAAAGGCACAGAGATCGATGAAAAAATTTTTGAAGAAATTAAAAAAAGTGCAGGGTATGATATCGGCTTACAGTTGGCAATGAACTATATCAGTTATCAATTGCGAACGGAGCAAGAGATGCGAATTTATTTAAAAGACAAAGAAATAACTAGCGATGATAGTCAAAAAATTATTCAACGCTTGAAAGAGTTACAATTAATAGATGATATTGGTTATGGTAAAAGCTACGTTCGGACACAGCTACGCTTAAGTGACAAAGGCCCCCAAGCGTTGATGCAGCAGTTACGTAAAAAAGGATTAAAAGATGAGGTCATTCAAGAGGTGATATTATTGTATACACCTGAAGATCAATTTGAAATTGGCGTGCGAACAGCAACTAAAATGCTAAACACCATTCGTGGTAAAAGCCATCGCGAGACGTTACAAAAACTGCGCATGAAATTAATGCAAAAAGGGTTTTCTAGCGATATTATTTCGATGGTGATGGAAGAAATTCCTAATGAAAAAGATGAGGACGACGAATGGGACGCGTTGCAAAAAGAAGGCGCGAAATTGATTCGGAGACATCGAACAGATAAACAAAAAATAAAACAAAAATTATATCAAAAAGGATTTGATTTTGATTTAATCCAACGATTTATTGATGAGGAAGTACTAGATGAAGACTGA
- a CDS encoding AI-2E family transporter: MFERVKQSKLFFWSLELLVLATLILVLSKIGFVFQPVVTFFTTLFAPVLIAGFLYYLLNPMVELLTKRLKVKRIIAIVIVFFILILALVLMISSIIPNLVIQISQLAENIPNFVEQVETWAYGIANTEVVKQMFQQVDIMEQLEKMNLSYGALIQRFLGGLSSSLGSIVGSIASATMTLVTAPFILFYMLKDGDKVVPNIEKAIPEKRRGQVEELLGKLNKTLSNYISGQAIECIFVATFTFLGYLIIGVDYAFLFGVIAGITNLIPYLGPYLGLLPAVAVTIFNDPFKALLCCVVVLIVQQLDGNIIYPNVIGKSLAIHPLTIIIVLLVAGNIAGLLGIFLGVPFYAVCRTIVLFIIQVIKEDKTKQKQGELLG; encoded by the coding sequence ATGTTTGAACGAGTAAAACAGTCGAAATTATTTTTTTGGTCGCTGGAATTATTAGTCTTGGCTACATTAATTTTAGTTTTATCAAAAATTGGTTTTGTTTTTCAACCAGTCGTTACATTTTTTACAACATTGTTTGCTCCGGTTTTAATTGCAGGTTTCTTGTATTATCTGTTAAATCCGATGGTCGAACTATTAACAAAGAGATTGAAAGTCAAAAGAATTATAGCAATTGTTATTGTGTTTTTCATATTAATTCTGGCATTAGTTTTAATGATTAGTAGTATTATTCCAAATTTGGTTATTCAAATCTCACAATTAGCTGAAAATATTCCAAATTTTGTAGAGCAAGTTGAGACTTGGGCATATGGTATAGCAAATACAGAAGTTGTTAAACAGATGTTCCAACAAGTGGACATTATGGAACAATTGGAAAAAATGAATTTATCCTATGGGGCGCTTATCCAACGTTTCTTAGGTGGTTTATCTAGTAGCCTAGGTTCGATTGTAGGTTCAATTGCTTCTGCAACGATGACGTTAGTAACTGCTCCGTTTATCTTGTTTTATATGTTAAAAGATGGCGATAAAGTGGTTCCGAATATTGAAAAAGCAATTCCCGAAAAACGACGTGGTCAAGTGGAAGAATTATTAGGGAAGTTAAACAAAACGTTGTCTAATTATATTAGTGGTCAAGCAATTGAATGTATTTTTGTTGCTACATTTACTTTCTTAGGTTATTTAATTATTGGCGTAGACTACGCGTTCTTGTTTGGTGTTATTGCGGGTATTACTAATTTAATCCCTTATTTAGGTCCTTATTTAGGTTTATTACCAGCAGTAGCAGTAACCATTTTCAATGATCCGTTTAAGGCATTGTTATGTTGTGTAGTCGTGTTAATTGTTCAACAATTAGATGGTAATATTATCTATCCAAACGTTATTGGTAAGAGTTTAGCTATCCATCCATTGACTATTATTATTGTGTTATTAGTTGCTGGAAATATTGCTGGTTTGCTAGGAATTTTCCTAGGTGTACCTTTCTATGCAGTATGTCGTACAATTGTTTTATTTATAATTCAGGTTATAAAAGAAGATAAAACGAAGCAAAAACAAGGGGAATTATTAGGATAA
- a CDS encoding GNAT family N-acetyltransferase: MLVAHTRDTMSDIYLDALKIRNQVFVVEQNVPLDLEIDQYEALTVHFVLYDENRLPMATVRLLPMEDQKIKVQRMAVLNEHRQKGLGKIIMQAAETFAKEQGYHSLILGAQLTAVPFYERVGYQAEGDVFLDAGIEHVTMTKEI, encoded by the coding sequence ATGTTAGTTGCACACACAAGAGATACCATGAGCGATATTTATTTAGACGCATTAAAAATCCGTAATCAAGTCTTTGTGGTTGAACAAAATGTTCCTTTAGATTTAGAAATCGATCAATACGAAGCTCTTACAGTTCATTTTGTCTTATATGATGAAAATAGACTTCCGATGGCAACTGTTCGTTTACTGCCAATGGAAGATCAAAAAATAAAAGTTCAACGTATGGCAGTTTTAAACGAACATCGTCAAAAAGGTTTAGGCAAAATCATCATGCAAGCTGCTGAAACATTTGCAAAAGAACAAGGCTATCATAGCTTAATCTTAGGCGCGCAGTTAACAGCCGTACCCTTTTATGAACGCGTTGGATATCAAGCAGAAGGCGATGTCTTTTTAGATGCTGGGATTGAACATGTAACGATGACAAAAGAGATTTGA
- a CDS encoding hemolysin family protein, whose product MNADPESQSLLAQILLLIVLTLVNAFLAASEMSLVSINRNRVEQKAEEGDTKSQKLLKILENPTNFLSTIQVGITLVNILSGASLADSLSSYLAPYLGGGAAAKSLASIIVLAILTYVSIVFGELYPKRIALNKSEEVAQFTSGVIRYIGIIAKPFVWLLSASTNLLSRLTPMTFDDEDAKMTRDEMRYMMETEGVFEDSELEMLQGIFSLDTKVAREVMVPRTDAFMVDIHDDVKENMDKILAENFSRIPVYNEDKDKVIGVLHTKTLLKSAYNVGFDNLDLKELLQEPLFVPETVFIDDLLYELKKTQNQMAILLDEYGGVVGLVTLEDLLEEIVGEIDDESDEIESLYEKISEDEYIIQGRMLIDDFNELFHTNLHMSDVDTMAGYFITALGTIPDEDDKLSFDVDNVTLTSEEMEGTRVLKLRAKFREEEVDIEPEEERRFFRKDFEEDEPRR is encoded by the coding sequence ATGAATGCTGACCCCGAGAGTCAGTCGCTATTAGCGCAAATATTGTTGTTAATTGTTTTAACATTGGTGAATGCTTTTTTAGCAGCATCAGAAATGTCGCTTGTTTCGATTAATAGAAATCGTGTCGAACAAAAGGCAGAAGAGGGAGATACAAAATCCCAAAAATTATTAAAAATATTAGAAAATCCAACGAATTTTCTATCGACAATCCAAGTCGGAATTACGTTAGTCAATATCTTGTCAGGGGCTTCGTTAGCTGACAGTTTGTCTAGCTATCTTGCACCGTATTTAGGTGGCGGAGCAGCGGCAAAAAGTTTAGCAAGTATCATTGTCTTGGCAATTTTGACGTATGTCTCAATTGTATTTGGTGAATTATATCCTAAACGAATCGCTTTAAACAAGTCTGAAGAGGTTGCTCAATTTACTTCTGGTGTAATTCGTTATATTGGAATTATTGCCAAACCGTTCGTATGGTTGTTGTCGGCTTCGACAAACTTACTTTCACGATTAACACCAATGACATTTGACGATGAAGATGCAAAAATGACGCGTGATGAAATGCGTTACATGATGGAAACTGAAGGTGTGTTTGAAGACAGCGAGTTGGAAATGTTACAAGGGATTTTTTCTTTGGATACGAAAGTTGCCAGAGAAGTAATGGTTCCACGTACCGATGCCTTTATGGTTGATATTCATGATGACGTAAAAGAAAATATGGATAAAATTTTAGCTGAAAACTTCTCACGTATTCCAGTCTACAATGAAGACAAAGATAAAGTGATTGGTGTTCTGCATACAAAAACCTTACTAAAAAGTGCATACAATGTTGGTTTTGATAATCTTGATTTAAAAGAATTGTTACAAGAACCTTTATTTGTTCCTGAAACAGTCTTTATTGATGATTTATTGTATGAATTGAAAAAGACGCAAAACCAAATGGCGATTCTTTTAGATGAATATGGTGGTGTGGTTGGTTTAGTCACACTGGAAGATTTATTAGAAGAAATTGTTGGTGAAATTGATGATGAGTCAGATGAAATTGAATCATTATATGAAAAAATTTCTGAAGATGAATACATTATTCAAGGTCGCATGTTAATCGATGACTTTAATGAACTTTTCCATACAAATCTACATATGTCAGATGTAGATACAATGGCAGGTTACTTTATTACTGCATTAGGAACGATTCCTGATGAAGACGATAAACTATCCTTTGATGTAGATAATGTCACTTTAACTTCAGAGGAAATGGAAGGCACGCGTGTCTTGAAGCTACGTGCAAAATTCCGTGAAGAAGAAGTGGATATTGAACCTGAAGAGGAACGACGCTTCTTCCGTAAAGATTTTGAAGAGGATGAACCAAGACGATAG
- the mutY gene encoding A/G-specific adenine glycosylase gives MKTENWLEWDEETLHSFQDIFLTWYHQEKRNLPWRANTHPYNIWISEIMLQQTRVDTVIGYYYRFMEEFPTIQDLANADEQKLLKIWEGLGYYSRARNLKVAAQQIMDEFGGVFPSTPEEISTLKGIGPYTTGAISSIAFGLPEPAIDGNIMRVVSRLFEIEEDIAKASSRKVFDAATRKIISHTQPGEMNQAFMDLGSNICNPTAPRCEECPIQEFCLAHKNNHPTAFPVKSKKVKPKDVYYIAGAIENPKEEYLLVQRPETGLLAKMWHFPLQEVTKEEYTELLRTWQKDEEQQLTLDLVAEDLSPQVFEELPVIWQRKHFGEVTHVFSHLKWHVLLFYGRTKESFTSENGQWVQPTDFSTFVFPKPQQKLVTQFNKYQKLDKHF, from the coding sequence ATGAAGACTGAAAACTGGCTAGAATGGGATGAAGAAACGCTTCACTCTTTTCAAGATATATTTTTAACGTGGTACCACCAAGAAAAACGTAATTTACCATGGCGTGCCAATACGCATCCTTACAATATTTGGATTTCTGAAATTATGTTGCAACAAACGCGCGTTGATACGGTAATTGGTTATTATTATCGATTTATGGAAGAATTTCCGACCATTCAAGATTTAGCAAACGCTGATGAACAAAAACTATTAAAAATTTGGGAAGGCTTAGGTTACTATTCACGTGCTCGTAATTTAAAAGTAGCTGCACAACAAATTATGGATGAATTTGGAGGTGTATTTCCGAGCACGCCAGAAGAAATTAGTACCTTAAAAGGGATTGGTCCGTATACAACTGGCGCAATTAGTAGTATTGCTTTTGGTTTACCGGAACCAGCGATTGACGGAAATATCATGCGAGTTGTTAGTCGTTTATTCGAAATAGAAGAGGATATCGCTAAAGCAAGCAGTCGTAAAGTATTTGATGCAGCCACACGAAAAATCATTTCGCACACACAACCCGGTGAAATGAACCAAGCATTTATGGATTTAGGTTCAAATATTTGTAATCCGACCGCACCAAGATGTGAAGAATGCCCAATCCAAGAATTTTGTTTAGCACATAAAAATAATCATCCCACTGCATTTCCTGTAAAGTCGAAAAAAGTAAAACCCAAAGATGTTTATTATATTGCTGGAGCGATTGAAAATCCTAAAGAAGAATATTTATTGGTTCAACGTCCCGAAACGGGATTATTAGCAAAAATGTGGCATTTTCCCTTACAAGAGGTAACCAAAGAAGAATATACGGAATTATTGCGTACATGGCAAAAAGATGAGGAACAACAGCTGACATTAGATTTAGTGGCAGAAGATTTATCGCCACAAGTCTTTGAGGAACTGCCTGTCATTTGGCAAAGAAAACATTTCGGCGAAGTAACCCATGTTTTTAGCCATTTAAAATGGCACGTTCTTTTATTTTATGGACGAACAAAAGAATCTTTTACATCAGAAAACGGTCAGTGGGTTCAACCAACGGATTTTTCAACGTTTGTTTTTCCAAAACCGCAACAAAAACTCGTTACACAGTTCAATAAATATCAGAAACTTGATAAACATTTCTAG